In the Nothobranchius furzeri strain GRZ-AD chromosome 1, NfurGRZ-RIMD1, whole genome shotgun sequence genome, tggagctctcgggagacctctgtgttccacccggttttacccagcggtaagCCCGGcgaatctctgactcagaagctctggtgttgtgcacagttaactccggttgtagctaggttgctgcctccgttagcttagctcccacccccgcgttagctttgggttagcttcaggttagcttgtagctatttcgaccgggtgtcgtcagttgatcccagccttacagcccccaccctcagctccggtccttgctagaccggtgtcggtacaggatctgctcaggtgcaagatcggctcggggtccttcgactgccgatgacgtcaaagtacggcaatcccactaggacaaaatacactacacatctatactgttggaaagaatttagcagtttcgttattaaaataatgtttcttaagacgtaagtttgtgtttataatggtatttgtaaaataaaacactattttattcataatgttgaactcctctttgagcacatcccttgaaggatcataggtattagcaacacctgtgaaattgtatttgcaggaaagaagtgtgtcctgtttatttaagtattttgtgtttagagtttttgacgtcttgtccatgcgtagttcagttacgctcatagctgctagccaaaactctggagttaaaagttttctggctttactaaaatacctgtctgtacttatttgattgatggtagttttactttctattaaactccaaatgtaatcatttggcacgtttctaattcataatttgtaagaatgtaatcggtgatattagcattagcattcctatgggtttttccatgtatattagcattgcgctaaccactcgctgccaaattgcagcctttgggattagaaaatctccttttgtcacatcacaatttaattgcacatgcagttaatcgttcagccctaatatacatgcagctctatgctaaaagtgtattttcaaagaggtaatgatggatttctttgtaatagttgtccatctttccaacagaaagatttgcctggacaaacgtaacgtgataaaaacgtaacgtgataacaacgtaacgtgattacgtaattccgtaaggttcatgttcagccaatcaactactttcacgtcatcggcagtcgacggaccccgagccgatcttgcacccgagcagatcttgtaccgacataaAGAGGTGGTCTTCCAGTACAGAAACATTATTCAACACCAACCTATAAATCCACAGTATGGTTCTATCTCCATCCAAGGTATTCCCCTTATGGATAAAAGGTGTACCAACCAATTTATTAGACAGTGTTTTACTGATCAACTATACCCTTGTAAAGTCAACAAGAACCACATAATTTACAAATTTGGTAAAAGGACTCTTTATTTAAAACTTCCTGTTCAACCTAAAGtcaaagaaacacattttaaaattgtAAACAATGTCTATCCCTCAAAGGATCTGCTCAGAAAACGTTTTAACATTGATGATAATTCATGTTCCTTTTGTGGGAAGGATGTTGAAACAACTGATCGTATTTTCTTTGAATGCAACAAGACACGGACGTTTTGGAACTGTTTTGAAAACTGGATTCGACCTCAGATTGGAATCCCATGTCCCATTTCAAGAGATGTCGTCACCTTTGGAGCTCcccttcaaacaaacaaccaagaacTCTGCTACAATCTACTTCTCTGTCTGGCAAAATTCTTcatacataaacaaaaaatactgAAATCACCCCCTGTGTTCAATGCATTTGTACATGATTTTAGATTGTATCCAAGATCGCTTAAATGTATCAATAATAACAGCTATGAAGATATGTATAGACTTTTTTGTAGACTGCCTGGAACTGTGTAGTGGTCCCTTGcattgtttttgtttgctttttgtCCTCCCCCTTTTCACTGACTGTTCGATTCTCATCTGAATACATTGGCAAGTTCGCCTTATTTGTATGTAAATATGCTTTTCTGcaataacacccccccccccccccccccaaaaaaaaaagatcttgtaccgacaccgacgAGGTCCCgcactcataagcatcctgcccgtggattcggacacacccagcgGGTTAGTTAACAAGCATTTTGAGGGATTGTGAAGAGTAAAACCCAAACACACGCAGCCAAatttacaggttacacacaattatttacaataacagtccactttatattgttttattttgatttctaatataaaacattacagacccgtgatgcggaagtgacgTAGCTCCCTGTTGACAccagtgtttgtttacgcgctgACTGTATTgtaaaatgccgcattgtgctgcttttggatgcaaTTTCCAGTCCAAAGGCAACAAGGGGACTGgtgtgagtttacacagctttcctactgacaagaagaggagaaagcagtgggaagatgcctgtggaaggACACAACTTCCAaaagatccgcggctgtgttcccgacacttttctcctgatgcgtttgaggcttatagtcgaccacgaCTACTCAAAGAGCTCACCGGAGCGGCTGGGTATGAGAGAAGGCTGCAACTAAACGCTTTACCGACCGTTTTCCctcacaaggagcctaaacgccctcgcAAGGAACGTGAAATGCGCGCTAAAAATCATAAAAATCGCCACAGACCAGAGACGCTGGCCGCTGTCCTGAGCCGACagcccgctcctgcagctgccgcttccgGCGAACCATCGGACatgccactcgtcacggatgaagctcaaaattcacctctcccgtcattAAGTGTAGCAACACAGTATTCTAACTGTACCGATGCTGCCACTCAGACCGATTCAGACATGTCGGATGCAGCGGCGCAGTGGCCAGCTGATGTGCAGCGGGTTGTTACCGGGGAGCACGCTTACGCAGAGAAACGTGGGTTGGATCAGCAGGAAGAGGAGGACACCGGGTGCCTGGGTCTGTTCTCCTCAGGCGATGAATGCAGCGAGAGCAGTCAGCCACTACACAAAAACCCTGATCCTGAATACATTTTAAGCTCATCAGAGCCTTCCCAGAGCTCCCAGGGATCACATGCTTCAACTGCCACTGAAGGAGACAGAGTTTTCCTAGTTTCTGAGGAAAAGTTAAAACAACTACTTCAGCATTGTTTAAACTGTGGTTCCTTGATTGCTCCTGAAGATGTGAAAGAGCTGCAAAAGGAGGGATCACCGTTGACGTTGGAGCTCACATGTGCAAAAGGCTGTAGTGACAGGTGGCAGCCTCAGCCTACTCTGAGTGGGACCAAGGGGAAAGGTAACATGCTTTTGGCAGCCTCAGTTTTCTTTAGCGGCATCCATTTAGCtacatttaaaagtttttatgACAACATGAACCTCAAAACAATATGTGAATACACATATGCAACACTGAGGAAGAGATTTGCGTTTCCTGTTGTTGGGAAAACACGGGCAAAAGAGCAGAGTGCAGTCTTCACCAACATGAAATCTCAAGAAGAAGTTGTACTCTGTGGAGATGGGCGCTGCGACTCACCTGGCCACTCAGCCAAGTACTGCACATACACCTTTTTAGATGTGCAGAGTCAAAAGACTGTGATATATTCTACCAGAGAGTCTTTCAGACGGACAGGGGGCGGGGCTACACATAGAGATCGGACTGCTGCCAGGTTGcaatatgtttgttttatttgtctTTATGCCAAGTTCATCATTCTTTTTATCTCTCACCTTTAAATCTTCGATTATTatctattattattttaaaaacgaTGTATCTGTCTCTAAACCATACAGCTAAAACCAGTCTGTGGGCAAAAATTCCACAACAAGTCTCATGATGCTCCTATAGAAATAGGATGAACCTTtcccagtggcctagtggtagagtgtccgccctgagactgggagatcagggttcgattcctggtcgggtcataccaaagactttgaaaaaatggaacccaatgcctccctgcttgaccctcagcattaaggggttggattggggggttaaaccaccaaatagttcccgagtgcggcgtgtctgcagctcaccgctcccccaggggatgggtcaaatgtggagaacaaatgtcgcacacacacctgtgtgtgtgacacctaatgggactttaactttaactttctaTGCTTTTGTTTTTGAACAGGCTGTTTACCGAGATGGGGAGCGTGTTGGTGAACCCAAGTTCAAAATCTCCTGGAGCAAAGTCCACAAGAGATTCAGAGCAAGACCAGAAGGACTGTGGACACATGGAGGCTATGGTGGCCGACGTTCTCTCCTCTGCGTCAGATTAAACCAGGACATGGACATGAGAGACACTCAAGCACATATCATGGCTGCCCAGATCACTGATCATTGCTCAAACACAGCAGTTCTCACGTTTCTAGCAGTTCAAGCGTCGTTACAAACATATGATGAGCACATCGTCATGTTTTACATCCACATTGAATTTAATTTTAGGAATGCAAGGACACATTCTAAAAAGCATAAAACAGATTTTAGCGCTGCAGGCTACATTTTgtctaaacattttatttttgactGGTAACATTTGTTTCATACACTACTTTGCTTAACATTGCATAACTGAAACTGAAAAGTTAAAAGATTGAAAGTGATTAAAGTGCCCCTGATAGAATGGATTCAGTTGTTCAGCTGTTTAAATGTTATTGAaatctctccatgattcatctacTTCTGCATCATCACTGTCTACATCCTTAAAGCCTGTATAGATTCCACTTGGTTCTGGGTAGAAACGTCTTATTCAGTGAACTGCACATGCAGGAATGACTCTTCTACCCAGTCTGCCATGCATCCACCATGTAAACTGAGGCGTCTCTGTTAGACCTGCAACCATAGCATTCATTAAAAAGGTGAATTTATGACATAACACTAGACTGTTGTCCTtaaacaataaaaatgttattgtgGGTATAAATCAATATTGTACACTGTTGTCTATTTCACTTTATATCTGTATTTTCTGAATTGAATTACAAAACTTGGCTGATCCAACACAAATGCCCTTTTGTAAATACTGTGTGCACCTTAGTCCACTGTCTTAAACTACAAACGTGGCCTGAAGCAGGACAGTAATGTTCCAAATTCAGACGGATAATTAACAGTAACTTTTATGGGTTTTCATCTGAAGACTTGGGTTACTGATTGCAGCTAATACATAGATAAATAGCTTTCAtagtattcatccatccattttcagccgcttctccggagtcgggtcacggaggcagcagcctaagtcgagaggcccagacttccctctccccagccacttgggccagctcttccaggggaaattccaaggcgttccctggccaggtgagagacatagtccctccaccgtgtcctgggtctacttttAGGCTTCCtctcggttggatgtgcccagaaaacctcaccagggaggcgtccggaCCAGATGCCagcgccacctcaactggctcctctcgatgtggaggagcagcaaatctactctgagcccctcccggatgaccgagcttctcaccctatctctaagggagagcccagccaccctgcggagaaaactcatttcagccgcttgtatccgtgatctcgttctttcggtcactacccaaagctcatgaccataggtgagggtaggaacgtagatcgaccggtaaatcgagagcttcgccttctgactcagctctctcttcaccacgacagaccggtacaacgccgcaTCActccagatgcagcaccaatccgcctatcgatctcacgctccagttgtccctcactcctgaacacgaccctgagatacttaaactcctccacttggggcaggacctcatccctgacccggagaaggcattctacccttttctgactcaagaccgtggtctcagatttagaggagctgattctcatcccagctgcttcacacttgactgcaaaccgctccagcgaaagctggagatcacccatgctttcgttctttttttaaacacagaaacagttttgtttacctgtttgtagctacggtttcgccatttatggacatgaaaatcaccaggcagaccgacgggaccctaaacataaacacatacaggaaaccaacacacacagaccaatatctattatggacatcagaacaccccaccatacacaaaatgtcagtaatcagaacattatatcaccgagcaaacatggtaacagaagagagagaccgtaaacaagaggacaaacacatacaacacgctttaaagacctgcagatacccgacatgggcaataaacaaaggaaaacaacaaacaaaaacagaaagcaaagaacaacccaaaaaaagaaccagaaacccagaaagacaagaaccaaaaccagtgataaccctaccatacatcagaggcataacggaaaaaataagagcaacaatgaaaaaacacaacataaacacaccaacaaaaccatacacaacagttagaaacagactagtacacccaaaagacaaaatatcagctggacttaaatgtggagtcatctacgaaatcccatgcaaactctgcaataaaacatacgtaggagaaaccggacgccaactcaacacacggacaatagaacacagaaaggagtgcgagaaagaggcaaaccgtaaacacacaagagcagcaaaagaagaagcagaaagcacaataaaaaagtcagccgtaacagatcattgcttaagagaaaaccatataatggactgggacaacacacggatcataaccaccgaacaacaaaaatacaaaagatggatcaaggaagcaatcgagataaggagacgtggatgtgggaccatgaacagggacgacggagtttacacgctgaaccacgcatgggactgcatcgtcggagaggggagagcgggcagtagagggcgacaacgtcctctgctgcccgcagataaacggagaaggaagt is a window encoding:
- the LOC107382745 gene encoding uncharacterized protein, which encodes MPHCAAFGCNFQSKGNKGTGVSLHSFPTDKKRRKQWEDACGRTQLPKDPRLCSRHFSPDAFEAYSRPRLLKELTGAAGYERRLQLNALPTVFPHKEPKRPRKEREMRAKNHKNRHRPETLAAVLSRQPAPAAAASGEPSDMPLVTDEAQNSPLPSLSVATQYSNCTDAATQTDSDMSDAAAQWPADVQRVVTGEHAYAEKRGLDQQEEEDTGCLGLFSSGDECSESSQPLHKNPDPEYILSSSEPSQSSQGSHASTATEGDRVFLVSEEKLKQLLQHCLNCGSLIAPEDVKELQKEGSPLTLELTCAKGCSDRWQPQPTLSGTKGKGCLPRWGACW